The DNA region GGCGATCTGCGCGATCTGGCGAGTGCTCTGGGCGTCGTAGAACACGTCGCGAATCGTGAGTCGCCGGCCGTCCTTCTCGCGGAACTGGCCGTTGAGTTGCCAGCCCAGCGCGTCCAGTTCGCGCTTGGCCGCCTCGGCGTCGAAACCGATGCTGTTGTCCTGGTAGCCCTCCTGGCCGGCCAGGTAGATGTGGTTGTTCAGCGGCGCCGGGTTGTCGGTCAGACCACGCTGGGTGATCGCTGCGATCGCCTGCCGGTCGATGCCCTTGGTGACTGCGGCCCGGAGCGCGGGATCGGACAGGATGGAGCCCTCCGCGCCGTTGAACGTGAAGTGATACCAGTTCGGTGCCGGCGCACGCCGGATCGAGACCCCGTCGGTGCGGCGGGCGATTGCCAGGTCGTCCAAGGATGCCAGCCCTACCGCGTCGAGCGCGTTGTTCTGCAGGGCGGGGATCTTGGCCGCGTCGTCGAGCACGGTGTAGGTGATCGAGTCCAGCAGCGGCGGTGTGCCCCACCAGTCCGGGTTGCGGGTCAACGTGATTCGCTGGGCGCCGCGGTCGACCGAGGTGATCATGAAAGGACCGGCCGAGGGCCCCGGACCGTTGAGGAAACCGCGGTTGAAGGCCTCGGGATCGGCTGTCATCGCCTTGGGGGCGAGCATGCTGTTGCCGGCGAACATGCCCCGCCAGTCGGCGAAGTGGCTGGCGAACGTGATGACCGCCTGCCGGTCGTCGACGCCCTTGGTCACCGACGCGACACGCTCGCTGCCGTTGGGGGAGGCGAACAGGTAGGCGTCGTCCTCGCCGCTGGTGGCGTTGATCTGGGCGGCGAAGTCCTCCCAGGTGATCGGCGTGCCGTCGGACCATGTCGCTTGCGGGTTGATCGTGTACGTGACGACCTGCGGCTCGGTGCTGGTCAGCTCGACGCTGGTGAAGTAGTCGCTGTTGACGGTCATCTCCCCGTCCGGCTTGATGAAGAACGCGCGCGGCAGCGTGGTCCGCAGCAGCGCCCCGAGTTCACCGAGGTTGCCGTCGACGTGCAGGTAGTTGAAGTTGGGCGGGAAGCCCGACAACGCGAGCCGCAGGTTGCCGCCCTGGCGCAGCGTGCTCGGGTCCTGCGGGTTGATGTCGGCGGTGGCGCCGATCTCGGCGTTGCCGCCCGCGGACGGAACTTCGGTGTCGCCGCTGGAGCAACCGGCCAGCACCAGGGTGGCCGCCATCGTGATGCCGAGCAGTCGCAGGGTCACACGCCTGAGCGATGGATCGTGCGATCGTGCGTCTGCTCGCGGCCTCAGGTAGGTCATGCCGACCGACTTTAACTGTGATCGGCCAGTGGCTGCGGAACTGCCGCCAGCAACGTGCGGGTGTACTGGTGGCGCGGGTCGGCGAAGACCTGCTCACTGTCACCCTGCTCGACGATCTTGCCCTTCTGCATCACCGCCACTCGATGGGCGAGATGCTTGACGACCGACAGGTCGTGGGACGCGAACAGATACGCCAATCCGAACCGCTCCTGCAGGTCCAGCAGCAGGTTGATGATTCCTGCCTGGATGGACACGTCGAGCGCCGACACCGGTTCGTCGAGCGCCAGGATCTTCGGCTGCAGCGCCAGCGCCCGGGCGATGCCGATGCGCTGCTTCTGCCCTCCGGAGAACTCGGCCGGGTACCTGCCGGCGTCCTCGCGGCGCAATCCCACCACGGTGAGAAGCTCGCCGACCCGATCTTCGGTGTCGAGTTTGTCGAAGCCGTTGGCGTGCAACGGCTCTGCGAGGACGTCGAAGACCGGGAGCCGAGGGTCGAGTGAGGCCACGGGATCCTGGAACACCACCTGCAGGTCGCCCCGGAGTGCTTTGCGGGCGCGTCGGTCCAACGTCGCGACGTCGACGCCGAGCACCTCGATGGTCCCGTCCTGCGGGGCGGTGAGTTCGAGGATCTGGTGCAGCGTCGTCGACTTGCCGGACCCCGATTCGCCGACGATGCCCAGCGTGCGGCCCTGTCGCAGCTCGAAGCCGACGCCGTCGACCGCCCGCACTTCGCCGATGCGGCGGCGCAGCACCACTCCCTTGGTCAGCGGGTATGTCTTGACCAGACCGTCGACACGCAGCACCACCGCCTCGTCGGCGAGGGCATCGGTCTCCGGTGTCGGAGCTGCGGACACGCCGTAGATATCGGCCGCACTGCGATCAGCGACCTGCTCGTTCCTGATGCACGCCACCTGATGGCCGGGTGCGACTGTATCCAGGTCCGGCTCGGCCTCCCGGCACGCGTCGACGGCGAGCGGGCACCGCGGGGCGAACGGGCAGCCCGGGGGCAGTGCCACCAGCGACGGGGGAGCGCCCGGGATCGGCACCAGGCGGGTGCCCTGGGGTGCGTTCAGGCGGGGGACCGAGCCCAGCAGTCCCGCCGTGTAGGGCATCCGGCGGCTGCGGTAGAGATCGGCGACCGGAGCCGTCTCCACGGCCCGGCCCGCGTACATCACCAGTGCGCGGTCGGCGAATTCGGCGACGACGCCGAGATCGTGGGTGATGATCAGCACCCCCGCGCCGGTCACGTCGCGCGCAGTACGCAGCACGTCGAGGATCTGCGCCTGCACTGTGACGTCCAACGCGGTGGTGGGCTCGTCACAGATCAGCAGATCGGGGTCGTTGGCGATCGCGATCGCGATGACGACGCGCTGGCGTTCGCCGCCGGACAATTCGTGCGGGAAGGCGCGGGCCCGCCGCTCCGGCTGGGCGATGCCGACGAGTTCGAGCAGTTCGATCGCGCGGGTGCGCGCTGCCCGCTTGCCGGTGTCGCGGTGGTGGATCTGGATCGCCTCGGCGATCTGGTCACCCACGGTGTAGACCGGCGTCAGCGCCGACATGGGGTCCTGGAACACGGTCCCGATCCTGTTTCCCCGGATGCGCGACATCCGCTGATCGGACAGTCCCAGCAGTTCGTCGCCGTGCAACCGGACCGAGCCGGCCACCTCGGCGTACTCGGGCAGCAGTCCGACGACGGCCATCGCGCCCGCTGATTTCCCGGCGCCGGATTCACCCACCAGGGCCACGACCTCGCCGGCGTCGACGTGGTAGTCCAGCCCGCGCACGGCGGCGACGCGTTCGGCGTCGGTGGGGAACGTCACCGTCAGGCCGCGCACCTCCAGCAGGCTCACTGGTGTCCTCTGCTCTTCGCGCGAGCGCTCATCGCCCGCCCCTTTCGGGTACGACGCGGCGCGGGCCGCGCGCCGGGATCCAGCGCGTCCCGCAGCCCGTCGCCGATCAGGTTGGCGCACAACACGATCAGCACCAGCACCCCGGCCGGGAACAGGAACACCCACGGGAAGGTCGTCACCGACCGGGTGCCGTCGGCGATCAGCGTCCCCAGCGACACATCGGGAGGCTGCACCCCGAAGCCCAGGAAGCTCAGACCGGTCTCCGCCAGAATCGCGATGCCGACGTTGAGCGCGGTGTCGATGATCAGGATCGACGCCACGTTGGGCAGGATGTGGCGGACGATGATGCGCCAGTGACTGACGCCCATATACCGTGCAGCGACCACGAATTCGCGTTCACGCAGGCTCATCGCCATGCCCCGGACCATGCGTGAGCTGATCATCCAACTGAACGCCGCCAGCAGCAGGATCAGCCACAGGATGGTGCCGGACTCCCGGGTGCGGGGGGTGACGATCGCGATCAGGATGAAGCTCGGGATGACGAGCAGCAGGTCGACGATCCACATCGCGGTCCGGTCCCGCCAGCCGCCGAAGTAGCCGGCGATCGCACCGACAGTGGCCGCGATGATCGTCGAGATGAACGCCACGCACACACCGATCAGCAGTGACTTCTGCATCCCGCGCAACGTCTGCGCCAGTAGATCCTGGCCCAGCGCGTTGGTGCCGAACCAGTGCGTGGTGGTGGGGGGCTGCTGCAGCGCGTAGTAGTCCAGATCGCTGTAGGAGTAGGGCAGCAGCGGTGGGATCGCGTAGCAGCCGATGAACAGCACCGCCAACACGATCAGCGACACCACCGCGGGCCTGTTGCGTACGAACCGGCGCAGCACGAGGGTGCGCCGCGACACGAACTGGTACTCGGGCGCGCTCACGAGACACGGACCCTGGGGTCGAGAACCGCGTAGAACACATCCGAGAGCAGTCCCGCGAGCAGGATCGTCGCCCCGGTGAACACCGTGATCGCGGCGATGATGTTGGTGTCCTGGGTCGCGACGCCCTGGATCACCCATTCACCCATGCCGTGCCAGCCGAAGATCTTCTCGACGAACACCGCACCGGTGACCAGGGCGCTGACGCCGTAGGCGAACAGCGTGGCCATCGGGATCAGCGCGGTGCGCAGGCCGTGTTTGAACAGCGCGCGGCGCCGGGTCAGCCCCTTGGCCCGCGCCGTCCGGATGAAGTCCTGGCCCAGCACGTCGAGCATCGCGTTGCGCTGATAGCGGCTGAACCCGGCGATGGACGCCAGCGCGAGGGTAAAGGTGGGCAGCACCAGATGCTGCAGACGGTCGACGAACTGCGGCCAGGCGCCGCCGACCGCATCGGGGGATGTCTCGCCGGTGTACTCGAACACCTGCATGCCGAGGATCGAGTTCACCTTCAGCGCGCCCAGGATCAGCAGGTTGGCGATCACGAAGGTGGGCGTGCTGAGGATCAGCAGCGACGTCACGGTGATCACCCGGTCCGACACCCGGTACTGGCGGATCGCGCCCCACGCGCCCACCACGACCCCGATGACTGTTCCCACCACCGATCCGATGAGCACCAGCCGCAGGCTGACCCCGATGCGTCGCCACAGTTCCTCGGTGACCGGTTGGCCGGTGACCGTGGTGCCGAAGTCCCCCTGAACAGCCCCCGACACCCAGTTCGCGTAACGCAGCGGAATCGGTTTGTCGAGGTCCAGTTCGGCGGCCTTGGCGTCGATGACGGCCTGCGGAGGTCGCGGGTTGCGTTCGAGCAGGCTGTCGAGCGGCTCGAACGTCAGCGAGGTCAGACAGAACGTGAGGAACGACGCCAGACCCAGCAGCACCACGTAGTTGAGGAGCCGACGCGCGAGAAAACGGGTCACCCGGTGACTCCGCCGATGCGCCGCATCCGGACAGGTTATGAGAAATGTGTTGATACAGCCCGTCAGGGTGGCCCCGGCGTGGCTGACCAGCTATCGCGGCGGCGGGGTCCCGGGGTCAGCCGGTCCCGGCGCGCACGGCGGGCCGCCCGGCTGTGGGGCGCCCGGCGCTGGAAACGCCTGATGTGCGGCGGGGCCCAGGTGCGGTGAGGACTGGCCGGTTGCCGCATAGATCGCGGCACCGCCCAGTCCGGCGATGACAGCCGCGATTCCCACAGCAGCGGCCGTCTCGCGCCTGCCCCATCGTCGCGGCGCCTCCGCAGGGCTGCCCCACGCCGGGTCGTCGGACGTCATGTGCTCGGTGCTCATGGAACACCACACTGGCCTCGCTCGATGTGGAGCAGCTGTGAGCCGACCCAGCATCGGATGTGCCCGGATCTTCACAGCCTGCACATAGCTACGGCATAGAGAACCCCTAGGCCGCGGACACATAATGGGTCGGTGGCTGACAACCCTGCACCCGCGGTCGACGACCGCGTCGTGATGCGCCGTGCCGATGGCAGCCCGATCCACGTACTCGTCGTCGACGACGAACCGGTGCTGGCCGAGCTGGTGTCGATGGCGCTGCGATACGAAGGATGGGAGATCACCACCGCAGCCGATGGTGCGTCCGCCGTCGCGCTGGCCCGTGAGACCCCGCCCGATGTGGTGGTGCTCGACGTGATGCTGCCCGACATGAGCGGGCTGGAGGTGCTGCGCAGACTGCGCGAGCAGAAGCCGGGTCTGCCCTTGCTTCTGCTCACCGCGAAGGACTCGGTGGAAGACCGCATCGCCGGCCTGACCGCCGGCGGTGACGACTACGTGACGAAGCCGTTCAGCCTCGAGGAGGTCGTGCTGCGGCTGCGGGCGCTGCTGCGGCGTACCGGGGTGACCACCGAGACGGGCGGCGCCAAGATCGTCGTCGGAGACCTGGTGCTCGACGAGGACAGTCACGAGGTGACGCGTGCCGGCGATCTGATCTCGCTGACCGCCACCGAGTTCGAGCTGCTGCGTTTCATGATGCGCAACGCCAAACGGGTGTTGAGCAAGGCTCAGATCCTGGATCGGGTGTGGAGCTACGACTTCGGCGGCCGATCCAACATCGTCGAGTTGTATGTGTCCTACCTGCGCAAGAAGATCGACAGCGGGCGAGAGCCGATGATCCACACGTTGCGCGGTGCGGGATATGTCCTCAAGCCCGCGCGCTGACCACAGCCGGGCCCTGCTGCGTGATCCACGAAGCTGGACGCTGCGGACGCGCCTGCTGGTCACCCAGGTCCTGCTCCTGGCGGTGGTGTGCGCCGGGATCGGAATCGCGACGGAGTTCGCGCTGCAACGCTTCCTGATGAATCAGCTCGACGAGCAGGTCGTCGAAGCGGGCCAGCGATCGGCGGTGATCTTCGACTTCGGGCCGCCGCCACCGCCGGGCATGGCGCCGCCCATGATGGGGCCGCGCGATCGACGGGCCGGGCCCCGGCCGCCCGTTCCCGGTCGACCCCCGGTCATCGGTGAGATCGACGACGGACCCGGGCCGGAGTTCCTGAACGCACCGGGGCAGGCGATCCGCACCGTCGGTGCCGTCGTCGTCGAAGGCACCGCTGCGCAGGCAGGTGTCATCACGGCCGACGGTGCCCGCGCCGAGATCTCCAGCGCCGCAGCCGAACAGCTCGCCGAACAACCCGCCGACATGCGGCCCAGGACAGTCGATCTCGACGGGCTCGGCCGCTATCGCGTGGTGAGCTCGGTGGTTCATCACCCGGGCCAGACCATCGTCACGGGCCTGCCCACCGCCGACGTCGACGACACCTTGCTGTGGGTGTTCGTCATCTTCTGCGTCGTCGGGGCCATTGCTCTGGTCGCTGCGGGCGCGGCGGGGGTTGTCATCGTCCGTCGCCAACTCGAGCCGCTGGCAAGGGTTTCCGCTGCCGCCCAACAGGTCGCCGATCTGGAGCTCGACCGCGGCGAGGTGCGGCTGCCCACTCCGATCGTCAAGGTCGATCCGGCCGCCGCCCACACCGAGATCGGACAGCTGTCCGCCGCGCTGAACCGGATGCTCGACCGCATCGCCGCGGCGCTGTCGGCGCGGCATGCCAGCGAGACGCGGGTGCGGCAGTTCGTCGCCGACGCCAGCCACGAGTTACGTACCCCGTTGGCGGCCATCCGCGGATATACCGAACTGGCACAACGGAAACAGCGGGAGCTTCCCGACGACGTCGCCCACGCGATGAACCGTGTCGAGTCCGAAACCGAACGGATGACCCAACTCGTCGAGGATCTGCTGCTGCTGGCCCGCCTGGACGCCGGGCGGCCACTGCAACAGGAAGCGGTCGACCTGACCAGGCTCGTCGTGGATGCGGTCAGCGACGCGCACATCGCCGGGCCCGACCATGTGTGGGAACTGGATCTGCCCGACGAACCCGTCGTTGTCGCAGGAGATGAAGCGCGCCTGCACCAGGTGCTGGCCAACCTGCTGGCCAATGCGCGCACCCACACACCGCCGGGCACGTCGGTGACGACATCGCTCGCCGTCGGCGACAGGGCCGAGGTGGTCCTGACGGTCCTCGACGACGGGCCCGGCATCCCGGCCTGGCTGCAACCCGATGTCTTCGAGCGCTTCGCCCGGGGCGACTCGTCGCGCTCCCGGCGCGGTGGCAGCACCGGCCTGGGGCTGGCGATCGTCGACGCGGTGGTGCGGGCACACGCCGGCACGATCGAGGTGCAGAGCGTGCCGGGTAGAACACAATTTGTCGTGAGGTTGTCCGGCGATCCACAGTCGACTCACAGCGGAGACCAATCGGGCACCTAGCGCGGCCTTCGATGCTCGACTGGTGACCCTTCTCCTTTCTGCCGACCGGACACAGAATCGCGCAGAAAGCACACCCCGCAGGCATTTTCCCGTCTCTCCTGCACGGGTCGGGTTCGTCCTGCTGCTGCTCGGTACGGGGCTTCTCTACCTGTGGAATCTCGGTGCCGGCGGATGGGCCAACGCCTACTACTCGGCTGCCGTGCAGGCCGGCGCGAGCGACGGTACAGCGATGCTGTTCGGCTCCAGCGACGCCGCCAACGCCATCACCGTGGACAAGACGCCGGCCGCGTTGTGGGTGATGGATGCCTCAGTGCGCCTGTTCGGACTCAACCCGTGGGCCGTGCTGGCGCCGCAGGCCGTGATGGGGGTGGCCGCGGTCGCGGTGCTCTACGCCGCGGTGCGGCGCGCCAGTGGAACCTCCGCGGCGCTTCTGGCGGGTGTGGTCTTCGCGCTGACGCCTGTGGCGGCGTTGATATTCCGCTTCAACAACCCGGATGCGCTGCTGGTTCTACTGCTCGTCGTGGCTGCGTACTGCACCCAGCGCGCGTGCGAGGAGAATGCGAGCCGATGGTGGTTGATCGCTGCGGGGGCGGCGGTCGGTGTCGGCTTCCTGGCCAAGATGCTGCAGGCGCTGCTGGTGCTGCCCGCACTCGCCGCGGCCTATGTGGTGGCCGGCCCCGCGCAGCTGGGTCGACGGATCATCGACACCGCGGCCGCCGGCGCTGCCGTTGTGGTGTCCGCCGGGTGGTACCTGCTGCTGGTGGAGCTGTGGCCGACGTCGTCGCGGCCGTACATCGGTGGGTCGCAGCACAACAGCATCATCGAACTCACGCTGGGCTACAACGGATTCGGCCGTCTGACCGGTGACGAGCCGGGTGGTCTGGGCAACCTCAACCACGACGTCGGCTGGGGGAGGCTGTTCGGTTCGAGCATGGGCGCGGACATCGCGTGGCTCCTGCCCGCCGCGGTGATCTGCATCGCCGCCGGATTCGTCATCACCCGCCGCGGACCGCGCACCGACCTCACCCGGGCAGCCCTGATCATCTGGGCGGGCTGGCTCGCCGTGACCGCGCTGGTGTTCAGCTACATGAACGGCATCGTCCACCCGTACTACACGGTGGCACTCGCGCCTGCCATCGCCGCCGGAATCGGCATCGGTGCCACCCTGCTGTGGCAGCGCCGTGACGACATCCGTGCCAGAACCGCACTGTCGGGAGCTGTGCTCGTCACCACGATCCTGGCGGCGGTGCTGCTGTCGCGCCACAGCGAGTGGATGCCGTGGCTTCGGGCGGCCATCGGCGTCGCCGGGGTGGGCGCGGCCGCACTGATACTGGTGGCGGGCAGGTTGAGCGAAGCGCTCACCCGATCGGTCGCCGGTCTCGCGGTGGTGGCGTGCCTCGCCGCTCCGGCCGCGTACTCGCTTGCCACCGCGTCGACACCACACAGCGGAGCGATCCCCTCGGTCGGGCCGTCGCGAGGACTCGGCCCCGGCGGCGGTTTCGGCGGCGGGCTGCTCAGTGCACCGACTCCGCACCCTGATCTGGCGCGGCTGCTGTCCACCGATGCAGACCGATTCACCTGGGCCGCAGCGGTCATCGGGTCCAACAACGCCGCGGGATACCAACTGTCCGCCGGAGTGCCGGTGATGGCCGTCGGCGGGTTCAACGGCACCGATCCGTCGCCGACCCTCGACCAGTTCGTCCGCTTGGTCGACGAGGGTCAGATCCACTACTTCATCGAAGGCCGGATGATGATGGCACGGGGGAGCGCCGAGGGCGCAACCGCCTCGGCGGCGATCCGCGAGTGGGTCCAGGCACGCTACCCGGCGCAGACCGTGAACGGTGCAGTGGTCTACGACCTCACCGAACCCGGTGTCATCTCACAGCCGGTGCATAGCTCGGGCCAACGGTGAGCACACCTGCCCGACCGACCATTGACGACATGACACACTCCGCCCTCGAGTTGAACTGCGTTCGACGCCCTTTCGGCCCACGGCCGAACGCCGCCCGCGCGCCGCGCGCCGCCGGTGCGCCCGTCCTGGATGTCGTCGTCCCCGTCTACAACGAGCAGGCCGCGCTGGCGGATTCGGTGCACCGCCTGCATCGCTACCTGCGGGATGCGATCCCCTTCCCGGCCCGGATCACCATCGCCGACAACGCGAGCGTCGACGACACCCCGCGGATCGCCGCCGAACTCGCCACCGAGTTGACCGACGTGCGCGTGGTGCGACTGGAACAGAAAGGGCGCGGGCGGGCACTGCATCAGGTGTGGTCGCAGTCCGATGCAGCCGTGCTGGTGTACATGGACGTCGACCTGTCCACCGACCTCGCGGCGCTCGCCCCGCTGGTGGCGCCGCTGATCTCCGGTCATTCGGACCTCGCGATCGGCACCCGACTCGGCCGCGGAGCGCGCGTCCGCCGCGGACCCAAGCGCGAATTCATCTCCCGCTGCTACAACCTGATCCTGAAATCCACACTGTCCACCGGATTCTCGGACGCACAGTGTGGTTTCAAGGCGATCCGCGCCGATGTCGCCGCCCGACTGCTGCCGTTCGTCGAGGACACCGGCTGGTTCTTCGACACCGAGCTGTTGGTGGTCGCGGAGCGCAGCGGGCTGCGGATTCACGAGGTCCCTGTGGACTGGGTGGACGATCCCGACAGCCGCGTCGACATCGTCGCGACCGCGGCGGCCGACCTCCGCGGCATCGGGCGGCTGCTGCGCGGCTTCACCACCGGTACGATCCCCGTCAACACCATCGCCGCCCAGCTCGGCCTGTCCAGCGGTGCGGCCGCGCCCGGCTCATTACTGCGGCAGGTGGTCCGGTTCGGCGCAGTCGGGGTGGCATCCACCGCCGCGTATGTGCTGCTGTTCATCCTGATGCAGGGCTGGGCCGGCGCACAGTTGGCGAACCTGATCGCGCTGTTGCTCACCGCGATCGCCAACACCGCGGCCAACAGGCGCTTCACCTTCGGCGTCGCGGGCAGCCCTCACCTGGCACGCCACCATATGGAGGGCCTGATCGTCTTCGGTATCGCGCTGTCGATCACCAGTGGTGCACTGGGTCTGCTGCATGCCACCACACCGGCGCCGCATCACATGGTCGAGCTCGCGGTGCTGGTCGCCGCGAACCTGCTCGCCACCGCCGTGCGCTTTGTTCTCCTGCGCGGCTGGGTGTTTCACCCCCGCCGCACCAACACAGAAGGAAACCGCCGATGACACTCACCGCTGACGCAGCTGTGCGTACCCGCGCAGATTCACCTCCGAGAGCAGGTCTTCCCGGCCGGATCTTCTTCGGGGACGGCACGCAACCGCGCTGGGTACGACCCGCTCTGCTTGTTCTGCTGGCCGCCACAGCGGTGCTCTATCTGTGGGATCTGGGCTCCTCGGGCTGGGCCAACGAGTACTACGCGGCGGCCGCGCAGGCGGGCACGCAGGACTGGAAAGCCTGGCTGTTCGGATCACTGGACTCCGGCAACGCGATCACGGTCGACAAGCCGCCCGCCGCCCTGTGGCTGATGGCGTTGTCGGGCAGGTTGTTCGGGTTCAGTCCGTTCACGATGCTGTTGCCGCAGGCGTTGATGGGGGTGGCCGCCGCCGGTGTCCTGTATGCCGCCGTGCGCCGGGTCAGCGGACCCGGTGCCGGACTCGTCGCCGGCGTCGTTCTGGCCGCTACTCCGGTGGCCGCCCTGATGTTCCGCTACAACAATCCGGACGCGTTGCTGGTGCTGCTGCTGGTGATCGCCGGCTACTTCATGGTGCGTGCCATCGAAACGGCGGGCACCCGCTGGCTGGTCCTGGTGGGGGTGGTTCTGGGGTTCGCGTTCCTGACCAAGATGCTGCAGGCCGTTCTCGTCGTTCCGGGATTCGCGCTGGCGTTCCTGGTGGCGGCGCCGGTTGCCCTGTGGCCGCGCATCCGCAAGCTGCTGTTGGCGGCCGGTGCGATGATCGCCACCGCGGGGTCGTTCCTGGCGATGGTCAGCTTCTGGCCAGCCGATTCCCGGCCGTACATCGGTGGTTCGACAGACAACAGCCTGGTGCAGCTGGCATTGGGCTACAACGGAATCCAGCGAGTGACCGGCGGTGGAGGCGGCCCGGGCGGCGGTCCCGGCGGTGGAGGCGGGCCCAGTGGCCCCGGTGGGGCGGGCAACCTGTTCTTCGGCGGCGACCCCGGAATCGGAAGGCTCTTCGGCGCATCGATGGGTGCGGAGGCGTCCTGGCTGTTGCCGGCCGCGCTGATCGGGCTGGTGGCGGGACTGTGGTTCACCCGCCGCGCCGTGCGGACCTCTGCCGTGCGGGCCAACCTGCTGCTCTGGGGTGGTTGGCTGCTGGTGACCGGTGCTGTCTTCAGCTTCATGGACGGCATCATCCACCCGTATTACACGGTGGCGTTGGCACCCGCGATCGCCGCGCTGGTCGGAATCTCGGTGATCGAACTCTGGCGGGGCAGAACCCATCTGGCGCCCCGACTGGTGCTGGCGGCGATGTCCGCGGCGACCGGCGTGTGGGCGTTCATCCTTCTGGACCGCACCCCCGAGTGGCTGCCGTGGCTGCGATGGGTGGTGCTGATCGGTGCCGTGCTGGTGGCGGCGGTGACCGCGGCCGGGGTGCACAAGCTCGGTCGTGCCGCCGCGGTGGTGGCCACCGCGGCGATCCTCTTCGGAGCTGCGGCACCCGCGGCGTTCGCGATCGAGACCGCCCTGCAATCCCACAACGGGCCGATGGCGATGTCGGGCCCTGCGACGACCGATGGCGGTCCGGGCTTCCCCGGAGGACCCGAAGGACCCGGAGGACCCGGAGGACCCGGTGGTCGTGTGCCCGGTGAGTCGGTGTCGGACAACGCAGAGTTACAGGAACTCGTGAACGCGGCTGACAACCGCTGGGCGGCAGCAACCGTCGGGTCGATGTCGGCAGGGAGTCTCGAACTGGCGACGGGCGCGTCGGTGATGGCGATCGGCGGGTTCACCGGCGGCGACGACTCGCCGACCCTCGAGCAGTTCCAGGCTTATGTGGCCGACGGCGAGGTGGGCTACTTCGTCGCCGGCGGCCATGGTGGGCCCGGGGGTGGTTCCGGTTCGTCGAGCGAGATCACCTCGTGGGTCGAGCAGAGCTTCACCCCGATCGATGTCGGCGGGAGCACTGTCTACGACCTGCAGGACTGAGCGACCCGGCCGGATCGGGTCGAAAGGATCTGGGTGATTCGCACTCGTGACTTCTCCTGATCACGCTGCTAACTTGCGGCCATGACGGTCACAGACGAGTACCTGAAGAACAACGAGGAGTACGCCAAGTCGTTCGAGGGGCCATTGCCGCTGCCACCGAGCAAGCATGTGGCGGTGATCGCGTGCATGGACGCCCGCCTGGATGTCTACCGAATACTGGGTCTTCACGATGGTGAGGCACACGTCATCCGCAATGCCGGAGGCGTCGTCACCGACGACGAGATCCGCTCGCTGGCGATCAGCCAGCGACTGCTCGGGACCAGGGAGATCATCCTCATCCACCACACCGATTGCGGAATGCTGACTTTCACCGACGACGAGTTCAAGCGGGCCATCCAGGAAGAGACCGGCCTCAAGCCCGAGTGGGCGGCCGAGTCCTTCCCGGATGTCGAGGAGGATGTGCGCCAGTCACTGCGCCGCATCGAGGCCAGCCCGTTTGTCACCAAGCACGAATCGCTGCGGGGTTTCGTCTTCGACGTCGCCACCGGACAGTTGAACGAAGTCGCTGCTTAGGCAGGCCTCCGCCACGTTCGGCGCGCCTGCGGCGCCGGAATCGGGCCGACGTTGACACGACCACCAACGCTCGCTAAATTGCAGGGCATGATTGCTAACTTGGTCATTTCTACCAACTTTACGGAGAAATGATGACGGTGACCGAGGAGCTCGTCCAGAACGCGGGCCGCTACGAGTTGAGCCACCTGCGCGCGTTGGAGGCCGAGGCCATCCACATCATCCGGGAGGTGGCCGCGGAGTTCGAGAAGCCGGTGCTGCTGTTCTCCGGTGG from Mycobacterium sp. DL includes:
- a CDS encoding bifunctional glycosyltransferase family 2/GtrA family protein codes for the protein MTHSALELNCVRRPFGPRPNAARAPRAAGAPVLDVVVPVYNEQAALADSVHRLHRYLRDAIPFPARITIADNASVDDTPRIAAELATELTDVRVVRLEQKGRGRALHQVWSQSDAAVLVYMDVDLSTDLAALAPLVAPLISGHSDLAIGTRLGRGARVRRGPKREFISRCYNLILKSTLSTGFSDAQCGFKAIRADVAARLLPFVEDTGWFFDTELLVVAERSGLRIHEVPVDWVDDPDSRVDIVATAAADLRGIGRLLRGFTTGTIPVNTIAAQLGLSSGAAAPGSLLRQVVRFGAVGVASTAAYVLLFILMQGWAGAQLANLIALLLTAIANTAANRRFTFGVAGSPHLARHHMEGLIVFGIALSITSGALGLLHATTPAPHHMVELAVLVAANLLATAVRFVLLRGWVFHPRRTNTEGNRR
- a CDS encoding HAMP domain-containing sensor histidine kinase — protein: MSSSPRADHSRALLRDPRSWTLRTRLLVTQVLLLAVVCAGIGIATEFALQRFLMNQLDEQVVEAGQRSAVIFDFGPPPPPGMAPPMMGPRDRRAGPRPPVPGRPPVIGEIDDGPGPEFLNAPGQAIRTVGAVVVEGTAAQAGVITADGARAEISSAAAEQLAEQPADMRPRTVDLDGLGRYRVVSSVVHHPGQTIVTGLPTADVDDTLLWVFVIFCVVGAIALVAAGAAGVVIVRRQLEPLARVSAAAQQVADLELDRGEVRLPTPIVKVDPAAAHTEIGQLSAALNRMLDRIAAALSARHASETRVRQFVADASHELRTPLAAIRGYTELAQRKQRELPDDVAHAMNRVESETERMTQLVEDLLLLARLDAGRPLQQEAVDLTRLVVDAVSDAHIAGPDHVWELDLPDEPVVVAGDEARLHQVLANLLANARTHTPPGTSVTTSLAVGDRAEVVLTVLDDGPGIPAWLQPDVFERFARGDSSRSRRGGSTGLGLAIVDAVVRAHAGTIEVQSVPGRTQFVVRLSGDPQSTHSGDQSGT
- a CDS encoding glycosyltransferase family 39 protein produces the protein MTLLLSADRTQNRAESTPRRHFPVSPARVGFVLLLLGTGLLYLWNLGAGGWANAYYSAAVQAGASDGTAMLFGSSDAANAITVDKTPAALWVMDASVRLFGLNPWAVLAPQAVMGVAAVAVLYAAVRRASGTSAALLAGVVFALTPVAALIFRFNNPDALLVLLLVVAAYCTQRACEENASRWWLIAAGAAVGVGFLAKMLQALLVLPALAAAYVVAGPAQLGRRIIDTAAAGAAVVVSAGWYLLLVELWPTSSRPYIGGSQHNSIIELTLGYNGFGRLTGDEPGGLGNLNHDVGWGRLFGSSMGADIAWLLPAAVICIAAGFVITRRGPRTDLTRAALIIWAGWLAVTALVFSYMNGIVHPYYTVALAPAIAAGIGIGATLLWQRRDDIRARTALSGAVLVTTILAAVLLSRHSEWMPWLRAAIGVAGVGAAALILVAGRLSEALTRSVAGLAVVACLAAPAAYSLATASTPHSGAIPSVGPSRGLGPGGGFGGGLLSAPTPHPDLARLLSTDADRFTWAAAVIGSNNAAGYQLSAGVPVMAVGGFNGTDPSPTLDQFVRLVDEGQIHYFIEGRMMMARGSAEGATASAAIREWVQARYPAQTVNGAVVYDLTEPGVISQPVHSSGQR